The genomic stretch GTGTTGAACCTCGTATCGTGCAGACAAAAGATCACTACTTGTTGACAGTACACAGATTGTCAAAGCCAAACGACACCACAAGAGTGACTAACGGTAAGGTGGTATACTTGCACCATGGTCTCTTGATGAGTTCAGAAATATGGGTCACAATGCTTGACAAATACCAAAACTTACCCTTCATTCTCTACGATTTGGGGTACGACGTTTGGATGGGAAACAACCGTGGAAACAAATACAGTCAGAAACATTTGCAACACAAGTTGCACACTGAACAATTCTGGGATTTTTCCTTGGATGAGTTTGCCCTCTTTGACATCCCCAACACAATCGACTATATCTTGGACGAGACAAAAAAACTGAAATTGACGTATATAGGGTTCAGCCAGGGAACGGCACAGGCATTCGCTAGTGTATCCATCAATACTGATTTGAACGACAAGATAGACCAGTTGATTGCCATTTCTCCAGCCACTACTCCCCATGGACTTCACTCAAAGTTTCTCGActtattcttgaagtcgtcTCCTAACGtgttctttttgttgttttcaagaaagatATTAATGCCTTCAGTTGCTTTCTGGCAAAAGATTATGTATCCACCATTGTTCGACACCATGATTGATGTATCGAACTATGTCCTTTTCAACTGGAAGTCCAAGAACATTTCTAAAATTCAAAAGTTGAGCAGTTACGCACATTTATACTCTACAACTTCTGTCAAGTCAGTTGTTCATTGGTTCCAAGTAATGTCATCCAAGAATTTCCAGATGTACCACGATGCCTACTCTTCGTTGTCGGGTTTATCCCCCGTCAGCTATCCATTGCTGAATATCAGGATTCCGATTCACTTGATCTATGGGTCTATCGATTCCTTGGTGGATATTGATGTCATGTGTGGCCAATTACCCCCTAGAACTACAACGACAGTAGCAGCTTTGAACCATGAACATTTGGATAACATTTGGGGAGATGATGCTTACGAAGTTGTTTTCAAACACGTCTTACATTACCTTGGAGAAAATGAATATGAGGTAGAATccaaacttttcagaagcGCTCCTACTTTACGTTTAATTGAAGATGTAATTCctgaagaggaagaggaagatgacgacgaagaatCTGGAGAACGTACACTTGCAAATGGCCATATCTCCTTGCTTAAACTGGCCAATATGTCCCATTCTGGAATCGAAGTCCAAGCTACAGGAGTTCATTTTGCAAATCATGTACACGGATCGGAAGGTTCAGTTTTTGTATAAGTTCAATTTATATCAATATTGTAGAGACAGACTTGCTTAGATACAAAAAAACGTTATGACTATAATGACTTTATAATGAATATTTATTGAGtaaggaagaaaagaaatacTCGTAGTTAGAATTATTAGTTCCGAAtactttcaatttcatttctatgCTTTCAATTGTAGCcataattttcaattccCTTCTTGTTCAGAACCTACAGATTGCCAGCAAATCCAAGATACGCACTGTTGGTCCCACCTACCCAAAACGGCAGTCAAGGCTCCGCATGGTCGTGTACAGCCCTATCTGAGTTGTTGCATTTTTTCACAGTAAGAGTTAATGAAATGGTTCCAAACTTCTACAAGAGTAGCTAATCGCATTAAAGTCATCACATCGCAGCATCTATGGCCAACGACGGCTTTGTGGGCACAAGTGTACGTACAAGATTTGATGGTGAAGGAGCTGGTTGTCAAATTTTCTACTTTTTAAAGTGGCATATCTGGCAAATCCTAATTATTCTCTGTATATGAGAGTGGAAGTGAGAATTGGAATTTTATTACTCAATTAGTAAAATCGACTATACTCCAAGACAATAAAACAAGTAATTTCTTTGTTTATGTCTAGATATTTACAGACATAACAATAGTACAAATTGCTGTTAGTGTAATCGCAAACACAAGAGGTTAAAATTTGCAGTTCTTCAAATGCTATATAGCACTACTACTGAATTCTCCACTGCCCTCATTCCTTAGCACTGGATTCCAAGACACTTTCCATATCTCCTTTTACAATATGTCGATTACTAACGCGATGCAGCTCGGCGACTTGATTAAGAACAGGGCTTTCCACCCCGACGGTATGTTCACTTTGTATTTTATCTTAATTTTACTCTATGACTATATTCAATACTAACCATTTCAGCATTGGTCCAACGGGTAAGAACGAATATTCCACGGACTCTTCCATACTATGACAATGTTCACATCGAGAGTCCAAGTTTCAGCGACCCCATTGcgaaagacttgaagaagttgtatCCACACAGGCCAGTAGTTGTAGCTGAGGGCAGACCCAAGAGTCATGACTTTGAGTCAAATCCATACCAGGCGCAACTGTATGGTAATGGAAGTCCCAATGATACCTCCAACGACCCAGATGATGTTGAGGCAGAAGAAAGTATTGATTTATACTCGCTGTCGTTGCTAGAGCTTCTCAATCTTTTGCTTGAAGAGACTCATTTGGACGACAGCAACAGGATATCAATAGAAAACTCGCTCTTGGAGTTGACTTCCTATCTTCCAAAACCATTGCAgtcttggacttggaaaCACGCCTCGTCTCAGGCTTCATCTTTGTCTAACGAAAAGCAGCATCAGTTAAAATCTGCTAACAATTTCAACCAAAGTGATCCTATCTATCCAAATGGGACGCTTTCCAAAATAGTGATCGACAATTACACCAGTTTGTTGCGTTTCTCATCTACTTATTTCAATTTATCTTTGGCTTCTCACATTACCAGATACTTGGTTGAATTGATCTACAGCTTACAATATTGGGAGGTGTATCATTTGCTCTATATGCTCCCAAACTTAGAgtatttcttgaaattgattgACTTCGAAGTAGTAGACACCGTATATGGACCTCTTGTTAGGCCCCCGGAAAACTATTTGAAGGATTCCATGTTATCCGGTTTGCAGTATCCttttccatatccattCTACAACTATTCATACCATTCATTTGCCCAAAATGTGGACTCCAAGAAGTACAACAGAATCAATACTATACCTTATGAAGATATAACGCTAAAAGATGTACTGCCACCAAAGAAACGCAGAGGAAGACCAAAGTCTATATCTGAGCCTAtgttaaagaagaaaccaggcagaaagagaaagaaccCATTGACAGAAGATATACTAGTAGCTCAGTCGCAGACAACACAGAAGGATTTCCCTAGTAACACGGAGAGTGAAATGAGTGGCACAGAATCAGAACATGAAGGCTTGGGAGACTATGACGATATCCcggaagaa from Scheffersomyces stipitis CBS 6054 chromosome 2, complete sequence encodes the following:
- the TGL1 gene encoding Triglyceride lipase-cholesterol esterase (go_funtion carboxylic ester hydrolase activity~go_process lipid metabolism), producing the protein MVWDVTANKIDLNKKVSARTVVDVRASPNLDLGYNGQFHDQVTVYGRWPLEADGRRITLLDWPVIFISFVLAWAEFIVSMITILLPTPVLSLFTFVTTTVYRFSSDPVNFKTEEIDDEDSYNPKYTYLKNHRNISKEKYVLMTGLLNSTSINEMVELFGYSVEPRIVQTKDHYLLTVHRLSKPNDTTRVTNGKVVYLHHGLLMSSEIWVTMLDKYQNLPFILYDLGYDVWMGNNRGNKYSQKHLQHKLHTEQFWDFSLDEFALFDIPNTIDYILDETKKSKLTYIGFSQGTAQAFASVSINTDLNDKIDQLIAISPATTPHGLHSKFLDLFLKSSPNVFFLLFSRKILMPSVAFWQKIMYPPLFDTMIDVSNYVLFNWKSKNISKIQKLSSYAHLYSTTSVKSVVHWFQVMSSKNFQMYHDAYSSLSGLSPVSYPLSNIRIPIHLIYGSIDSLVDIDVMCGQLPPRTTTTVAALNHEHLDNIWGDDAYEVVFKHVLHYLGENEYEVESKLFRSAPTLRLIEDVIPEEEEEDDDEESGERTLANGHISLLKSANMSHSGIEVQATGVHFANHVHGSEGSVFV